In a genomic window of candidate division TA06 bacterium:
- a CDS encoding DUF559 domain-containing protein: MHNKQKEQDKLRDEVIGYLGIKVVRIANKNVLENIDEVMKRISVVL, encoded by the coding sequence ATTCATAACAAGCAGAAAGAACAAGATAAACTGCGGGACGAAGTGATTGGATATCTCGGAATAAAAGTTGTGAGAATAGCAAATAAAAACGTATTAGAAAATATTGACGAAGTAATGAAGCGCATCAGTGTGGTTTTGTGA
- the kdsA gene encoding 3-deoxy-8-phosphooctulonate synthase encodes MTKLLNIGKVKIGGSAPLALIAGPCVMEDEAVVLKTAEEIKKIADKLKIGLIFKSSYKKDNRSSAKSYQGPGLEYGLKLLEKVKKQFDIPVLSDVHYPEEVAACAQVLDVIQIPAYLCMQTELTLKVAKTGKVVNVKKGQFLAPEDVGHIVKKIEETGNTNILLTERGSCFGYHNLVVDYKALPIMRSLGYPVVFDVTHTIRKYGKPSSDPKGGSPEFIEPLARAGVACGCDAIFIETHPKPGQAKCDAASMLELSKLERLLGSLMELDAVARKYS; translated from the coding sequence ATGACCAAACTGCTTAACATCGGCAAAGTAAAGATCGGCGGGAGCGCACCGCTGGCGCTGATCGCCGGGCCCTGTGTGATGGAAGACGAGGCCGTGGTCTTAAAAACGGCCGAAGAGATCAAGAAGATCGCTGACAAGCTGAAGATCGGCCTGATATTCAAGTCCTCCTACAAAAAGGACAACCGCTCCTCGGCCAAGTCATATCAAGGCCCGGGGCTCGAGTATGGTTTAAAATTGTTAGAAAAAGTTAAGAAACAGTTTGATATCCCAGTACTTTCTGACGTGCATTATCCCGAAGAGGTGGCCGCCTGCGCCCAGGTGCTGGATGTGATCCAGATCCCGGCCTATCTCTGCATGCAGACAGAGTTGACATTAAAGGTCGCGAAGACGGGAAAGGTTGTAAATGTTAAAAAGGGTCAGTTTCTGGCCCCGGAGGACGTGGGGCACATCGTCAAGAAGATCGAAGAGACAGGTAACACCAATATACTTTTAACCGAGCGGGGCAGTTGCTTTGGCTACCACAACCTGGTGGTGGACTACAAGGCCCTGCCCATCATGCGCTCTTTGGGCTATCCTGTCGTGTTCGACGTGACCCACACCATCCGCAAGTATGGCAAGCCCTCCAGCGACCCCAAAGGGGGAAGCCCGGAGTTCATCGAACCCCTGGCCCGGGCCGGGGTGGCCTGTGGCTGCGACGCCATATTCATCGAGACCCACCCCAAACCCGGCCAGGCCAAGTGCGACGCGGCCAGCATGCTGGAGCTGTCCAAACTGGAGCGGCTGCTGGGGAGTCTGATGGAACTGGATGCAGTTGCCAGAAAATACTCCTAA